GGGCCTGTTGGGTCATGAAGTGAATCAACTTCCGGAAAAATTGTAACATCCATGGTGTACATATTTTTCCCGGTAAATGCTTTTAAGCGTTGGTCTATGCCGTGTCCATTTTTGTGCCCCGGAGTATGAAAAGAAACTACATCCCTTTTTGCATGGGCAAGTAATGTTTCAAAAAGTGGTGCTTTGTCTTGTTTATTCATTTCCCCAAACCTTTGATAAGGCAGAAGTTAATTGCATATGACGGGAGTTTATATAAATTTCTAATACCTATGTCAAATGTAATTTCAGATATTAGCATTAACATTTGTAAATAACTAATGTGTCAGGCATTTTAACATAAATTAATAGGCAAAGATTATATTGTTAAAAAATATTTAAACTGCCAGTACGGTATCCATTTAAATCAACTGTAACATAAGCCCAGCCAAGTTTTTTGAGAGATTTTAAAATGTTTGCTTTTATATCTTTTTGAAAAGCTTTGTTAATTTCTTCTTCCCCTATCTCAATGCGCGCTATTGTCCCATGGTGGCGAACTCGCACAATCTTAAATCCTAATTTTTTTAACTCTTCTTCTGCTTTGTGCACTTTTTCTAAAGCATCTTTGGTTATTGGTGTTCCATAAGGTATGCGCGAGGCAAGGCAGGCCTGAGCCGGGGTGTTCCAGTTTGATAGTTTTTCTATTTTGGCAAGTTTGCGTATATCTTCTTTTGTAAGGCCAGCTTTTTCTAATGGTGAGAGAACATTATGTTTTTTTGCAGCTATTCTTCCTGGACGGTAATCGCTTAAATCTGAAAAGTTGTTGGCATCGCAAAGTGTCATCGAGTTTTTACGGGAAATTTGTTTTAACTTTGCAAACAATTCATTCTTACAATAAAAACAACGCTGCGGAGAATTGGTTTTAAAATTTTTATTTTTTAGTTCTGATGTTTTTATAATTATATGTTTTACTCCAATTTTTTTTGCAGTTTCTTTTGCCTGCATTAGTTCTTTTTGGCAATAAGTTTCACTTGTGGCTGTAACAGCAAGTACATTTTCTTTTCCTAGAGTTTTTACTGCAATATGCAATAGCAGCGTTGAATCTACTCCACCTGAAAAGGCAACAAGCAGGCGTTTTTGAGATTTAAGTATTGCAATTAGTTTTTCTATTTTAATTTTCATTGCTTTATTTTTGTTTATCCCGCATTTTGCAATAGGTTTGAGAACCGAGGCGAAAGAGATGGAGGCAGTTTTGACGCAAAAATTGCAGCGAATGGTTATTCCATTAGCAAGGATTTTGCGGAAAAAAATGCCTCCATATCTTTTGACGAATTCCAAATCCTATTGCTAAATTCGGGATTTATAGTTAAAATATTAACAAATTTGACGGAAAAATAAAAATTTGCTATCAAACACATTCAATTATGATTAATAAAATAAAAACTGACTGCTTACATTTCCCATTAGATCGCCCATGTGTTTTTCACAAACAAAAAGCTATTAAGTGTGTTAATTGTAAAAATTACAAACCTTTCTCAAAAAGGCAAAAGGCAAAAAACATACTTATTATTAAGCTTGATGCTATGGGCGATGTTTTAAGAACCACTTTTCTACTTGCAGGCCTTAAGGAAAAGTATGGAAATAGTTGCTGCATAACCTGGCTTGTTGCGAAAAATTCGGCTCAGGTTCTTTATGGTAATCCATTAATAAATAAAATAATCCTTCCCGAGTTGTCCGTGCTTGGCGAGCTTTGCCTTGAGCGGTTTGATGTTGTAATTAATTTAGACCTTTCCCCAATTAGCTTAATGCTTGCAAATGCAGTTTGTGCAGAAAAGAAAGTGGGTTACTGGCTTAAGAAAGACAGGCAAATTGCCTTTTCAAATTCTTACGCTAAAAAGTGGCTTTTAATGAGTGCATTTGATGACCTAAAAAAAGCCAATACAAAAACATACCAGTATTGGATGGCAAAAATAACTGAACTTAAAAAAACAAATTACCCAATTTATGTACCGATAGCAAAAGAATCTCAAGAAAAAGCGACTAACTTTGCAAAGAATTACAAACTTTTTGGAAAAAAAATAGTTGGCATTAACCCCGGAGCTGGCGGCAGATGGGAGCTTAAACGATGGACAAGAAACGGATATAAATATTTAATTGATAAACTTTCAATGAAAGGTTTCAAAGTTATACTGCTCGGTGGCCCGCAAGAGGTCCAACTTGTTGATGAGCTTGTAAAAAATTCAAATGGCAAAGCAATAAGTATTGGTACAAATAATACTATTGCTGATTTCTTTGCATATCTTAATTTGTGCGATATAGTTATAAGCGGCGATACAATGGCAATGCATGCCGCACTTGGGCTTAAAAAGAAAGTTGTCGCGCTTTTCGGGCCTACATCATCGGCAGAAATTGAACTTTATGGATTAGGCAATAAAGTTGTTTCATCTCTTAATTGCCTTTGTTGTTATAAAACTAACTGTGACATAAAACCAAACTGTATGGAAAGTATTACACCTGAAGTTGTTTTAAATAACATACTCAAACTTGCAAAGAGTGTGAAATGAAAACTATTGTAATGATTCCAACATACAACGAGGCAGGTAATATTGAAGGTTTAGTTAAAGAAATTCTTGCCCTGCCACTTGAACTTAGCGTGCTTGTTGTTGATGATTTTTCTCCTGATAAAACTTATGAGATAGTAAAACAAATGTCAGATAACGACCCAAGGGTTATGCTGCTGCTTAGGAAAGAAAACCGTGGCCGCGGTTGGGCAGGTATTGATGGCTTTAAAAAAGCGCTTGAACTTGGCGCAGATTATATTGTTGAAATGGATGGCGATTTTTCTCATAGCCCAAAGTATATTCCAAATTTTATTGCGGCAGCAATAAATGCTGATGTTGTGATTGGTTCGCGCTATGTAGCAGGCGGCAAAGACGATGAACGCACATTTTTGCGCAAAGCGATAAGTTTTTTTGCAAGGAAATATATTGCAACTGTTCTTGGTGTTAAAGTGCAAGATTCAACATCGGGTTTTAGGTTATTTAGCCATAGTGCGCTTGAGAAAATAATTGTTGATCTTTGCGCGCGTGACCCATTTATTGTAAGTGAAGTGCTTTACTCGGCACATAAAAATAAACTTAAAATTGTTGAAGTTCCAATTGAGTTTATGCCGCGCGCAAAAGGTGTTTCAAAACTTCAAGCAAGCACACTTATAAAATATCTTCTTAGAGTTTTGTGTTTAAGGTTTAAATGTTCTTAAATTATAATGTTCTTATGTGGTTGTTGCTAAGTGTAACAACTATTTTACGGTTGTTTGTTATAGGGCAAATTGGGCTTGGCGACGATGAAGCGCATTATTGGGCATATTCACAAAACCCCGCATTATCATATTTTGACCACCCCCCAGCTGTCGGCTACATAATAAAATATTCAACAATGCTATTTGGTGCTAATGAGTTTGGCGTTCGCGTTAGCGCTGTAATACTTTTCTTTTTAACCTGCATACTTGTTTATAAACTTGCAAAAAAAATGTTTGGCGAAAAAGTTGCTTTTTGGAGCGTTTTTGTTTTAAGCGTAACTCCCGTTTTTTCTTTTCTTGGTTCTGTTCTAATTATTCCCGATGCACCGTTAGCATTTTTTTGGATTTTGTTTATTTATATTTTTTGGAAAATTGTTGAGAATGGGCAAAAAAAACACTGGTATCTTTTAGGTATTGTGCTTGGCTTTGCAATGCTAAGTAAATACAACGGATTTTTGCTTCCAATCTCGGCGGCACTTTTTCTGATATTCTCAAAAGAACACAGGTATTGGTTTAAGCAAAAAGAGCCATACATTGCGCTTGTAATTGCGGCTATTATGACATTGCCGGTTGTAATTTGGAATGCTCAAAATGGCTGGGCTTCATTTGGTTTTCAGCTTGCTCATGGTTTTGGCAATACTGCCCCTAAATTTTCGTTGGCATTGTTAGGTAAATGCTTAGGCGCGCAGGCGGGTTATATATCCCCATTTCTCTTCATTTTAAACTTTGTTGTGCTTATATCTATAACAATTAAAGCTGTCGTAAAAAAAGATAAAAAATTGCTGCTCATTAGCGCGTTTTCTCTGCCAGTAATCCTTTTATTTAACGCCATCGCAAGTTATAAAGAGATACTCCCACATTGGCCGGCTATGGGTTATTTGACACTTTCAATACCGCTTGCTATTTTTTGTATTGGTTTGTGGCGCAAATGGACAGGCAAAATTATTCTTATATTTTCCTTTGGCCTTGCCATTGCACTTACGGTGCTTGTGCCTTTACAGGCGGTTTATAAAGTTTTACCGCCCGAGTTGTTTTTGCCAAAGAATGAAGCCATGAAAATTGAAGACGGCGTAACAAAGGCCGAAAAAGTTGATGTTACAAACGAACTTTATGGTTGGAATCTTGTCGGCAAAAAAGTACAAGAGCTTTCAGATAAGATGGGCACGAAACCGTTTATTGTTACCCACAGGCACTACCTTGCAAGCCAGTTAAGTTTTTATGTGCCTAATCACCCTAAAATATATTGCCTAAGCGAGAGAGCCGATGCTTATGATTTCTGGCAAAGAGATTTAAGCGAGCTTAACGGAAAAGATGGAATTTTTGTTTTTGATAATAGGTTTTATACAAATCCTCAAGAGTTTATGCCTTTTGAAAGTTTTGGCAAACCAGAAGTTGTTGATGTTTATAGAAACGGCAGAAAGATTAGAGTTTTTTGGTTATATCCCGCAAAAAACTTTAAGTTAGATAAACTTGATCCTTCAAGAACTTCAAAGCTGGTGGGTGATAAAACATCGTTTGTGGAAGGTATAAGATTTATTGATGTAATGTTCTTTAAAATGTTTAACAAAGCTGGTTCAAATGTTTTATTAGATTATTTTTTTGGTACTTTAACATGGCTTGGTTCAGGGCCGCCAATGGCTGTTTTAATTGGTATTTATTTATGGTTTTACCGGCGTAAAACATTTTTGCGTGATTTTTTATTGATGGTTGGTTTGTTGCTTGCTGGTGGTTTGGTTGTACAGATAATTAAAAAATTGTTTATTCGTTCAAGGCCGCTTGGTTATTTTGGGCAAGATGTTCGTGTATTAGGTGAAGCGCTTCGTAGTTATTCATTTCCATCTGGACATAGCGCTGTTGCTTTTGGTGCGGCATCGTTTATGATTTTTATTTTGCCAAAATACTGGTGGGCATTTTTAATACTTGCTTCGTTAATTGGTTTTTCAAGAATTTATGTTGGCGCGCATTTTCCGATAGATGTTGTTTGCGGCGCGTTTGTTGGCGGCGCTGTGGCACTTTTAATGATTAAAATGTTTAATAAAAAACCTCAAGATATTAACTCCCTGAAACATAAATAAAAATTGTTGTCAGTTATCCCTTGTCCACTCTCCACCTTTGATGTCATTCCCGCGAAAGCGGGAATCCAGTCCCAATAATAAATGTTTTCTGGATCTCCGGGTCAAGTCCGAAGATGACAGACTAATAAAATAATAAAATTATTATCTCTCATTCCAGTCCTCAATCTTGATGTCATTACGAGGGCTTTAGCCCGTGGCAATCTAATAATTAAGTTAAGGCGAGATTGCTTCACCCCTTTGGGTTTCGCAATGACAGTAAAAACCAAGATCCAGCCTTTTTCGGGATTCGGTATGATAATAGAATTAAATGATCAGGATTAACCGAACAGTTGTGAGAAAATTAATAATAAAAAAAGGCGTCCATGCATAAATGCCGAAACGCCTTTTTTAGTAATGTTTAACTG
The sequence above is a segment of the Endomicrobiales bacterium genome. Coding sequences within it:
- the larE gene encoding ATP-dependent sacrificial sulfur transferase LarE; the protein is MKIKIEKLIAILKSQKRLLVAFSGGVDSTLLLHIAVKTLGKENVLAVTATSETYCQKELMQAKETAKKIGVKHIIIKTSELKNKNFKTNSPQRCFYCKNELFAKLKQISRKNSMTLCDANNFSDLSDYRPGRIAAKKHNVLSPLEKAGLTKEDIRKLAKIEKLSNWNTPAQACLASRIPYGTPITKDALEKVHKAEEELKKLGFKIVRVRHHGTIARIEIGEEEINKAFQKDIKANILKSLKKLGWAYVTVDLNGYRTGSLNIF
- a CDS encoding glycosyltransferase family 9 protein encodes the protein MINKIKTDCLHFPLDRPCVFHKQKAIKCVNCKNYKPFSKRQKAKNILIIKLDAMGDVLRTTFLLAGLKEKYGNSCCITWLVAKNSAQVLYGNPLINKIILPELSVLGELCLERFDVVINLDLSPISLMLANAVCAEKKVGYWLKKDRQIAFSNSYAKKWLLMSAFDDLKKANTKTYQYWMAKITELKKTNYPIYVPIAKESQEKATNFAKNYKLFGKKIVGINPGAGGRWELKRWTRNGYKYLIDKLSMKGFKVILLGGPQEVQLVDELVKNSNGKAISIGTNNTIADFFAYLNLCDIVISGDTMAMHAALGLKKKVVALFGPTSSAEIELYGLGNKVVSSLNCLCCYKTNCDIKPNCMESITPEVVLNNILKLAKSVK
- a CDS encoding polyprenol monophosphomannose synthase → MKTIVMIPTYNEAGNIEGLVKEILALPLELSVLVVDDFSPDKTYEIVKQMSDNDPRVMLLLRKENRGRGWAGIDGFKKALELGADYIVEMDGDFSHSPKYIPNFIAAAINADVVIGSRYVAGGKDDERTFLRKAISFFARKYIATVLGVKVQDSTSGFRLFSHSALEKIIVDLCARDPFIVSEVLYSAHKNKLKIVEVPIEFMPRAKGVSKLQASTLIKYLLRVLCLRFKCS
- a CDS encoding glycosyltransferase family 39 protein translates to MWLLLSVTTILRLFVIGQIGLGDDEAHYWAYSQNPALSYFDHPPAVGYIIKYSTMLFGANEFGVRVSAVILFFLTCILVYKLAKKMFGEKVAFWSVFVLSVTPVFSFLGSVLIIPDAPLAFFWILFIYIFWKIVENGQKKHWYLLGIVLGFAMLSKYNGFLLPISAALFLIFSKEHRYWFKQKEPYIALVIAAIMTLPVVIWNAQNGWASFGFQLAHGFGNTAPKFSLALLGKCLGAQAGYISPFLFILNFVVLISITIKAVVKKDKKLLLISAFSLPVILLFNAIASYKEILPHWPAMGYLTLSIPLAIFCIGLWRKWTGKIILIFSFGLAIALTVLVPLQAVYKVLPPELFLPKNEAMKIEDGVTKAEKVDVTNELYGWNLVGKKVQELSDKMGTKPFIVTHRHYLASQLSFYVPNHPKIYCLSERADAYDFWQRDLSELNGKDGIFVFDNRFYTNPQEFMPFESFGKPEVVDVYRNGRKIRVFWLYPAKNFKLDKLDPSRTSKLVGDKTSFVEGIRFIDVMFFKMFNKAGSNVLLDYFFGTLTWLGSGPPMAVLIGIYLWFYRRKTFLRDFLLMVGLLLAGGLVVQIIKKLFIRSRPLGYFGQDVRVLGEALRSYSFPSGHSAVAFGAASFMIFILPKYWWAFLILASLIGFSRIYVGAHFPIDVVCGAFVGGAVALLMIKMFNKKPQDINSLKHK